The DNA sequence TTCAAAAAGTTTTTGTTCAACACCTTTTGAATAATCCTCAATTACTTTTGTACCCAAAACAATTGCTTCATCGCCAAAATCATTTTTCATTTCGGCAATTGCGTCTTTTAAAGTTGTACCAATAAATTTTTTTATCTGCATTCTAAACCTCTAATTTTCCAATAAATTCAACTTCAATATTTGCAGGTAATTCGGTAAAAGATAAAATTACAACATCCGGAAAGGATGAATTTATTAATCTGAACAAATATGGTCGTATTGTAGCTGATGTAATAAAAATGGGCATGTAACCAAGTTTTTTAAATTTACCAATTAGTACATTAATAGAATTTTGAAGCGCATTTAACATATCCGGAGTTAAACCTAATGTATGTGTTGCATCGCCTTGTTTAGATAAAGAGTTTGTAATATACTCTTCTAAACCTTCGCCAATTGCTGCCGCATGAATTATATTATACGGATCTTTGTAAAGTGTTGCAATTGTATCACCAAGTGAATGTCTTACGTATTCAGTTAATACTTCAATATTTTTCGTAACTTTTGAATAATCGATAAGTGATTCCAAAATCTGTACTAAATCTTTTATTGGGATTAATTCTTTCAACAAACTTTGCAAAACTTTTTGAATTGAACCAATCGGTAGTGAGTCAGGGCTAATATCTTCAATAACCGCAGGATAATCTTGTTTAAGATTTTCTAAAAGCTGTTTAACCGATTGCCTTGTTAAAATTTTATCAAAATTTTTCTTTATTGTTTCTTGCAAGTGAGTTGATAAAACCGAAACAGCATCTACGACTGTGTAACCAAGCAATTCTGCTTTATCTTTTTCTTGATCGGAAACCCAAAATCCGTCTAAACCAAAAGCCGGATCTTTTGTAGGAATGCCACTTAATTTTTCATTTATATTTCCAGAATTCATTGCTAAATATCTATCTGCATAAATTTCATAATGCGCAACAATATTTCCTTTAATCTTAATAATATATTCATTTGGCTTTAGTTGCAAATTATCTCTTACTCTAACCGGTGGAACTAAAACTCCATATTCAAGTGCAACAAATTTTCTTGTTGAAGAAATTTTCTGAAATAAATTACCACCTTGGCTGTCATCAACAAGTGAAATTAATCCATACCCAATTTCAACTTCAACAGGATCAACTTGTAAATAGCCTTCCACTTTTTCTTCTTTTTCTTCTTTTGCAGTTTCAATTTCTGTACTTTCTGATAATAATGCTGTTTTCTTATTTTTATTTACAAAAAATGTTGTTGTTGCCAAACCGCCGCCAAGCATTAAAAATGGTATGGTCGGCATTCCGGGAATCAATGCAAAAAGTAAAATTGAACCAGCAACAGTTCCAAGAACTCTGGGGTTTGATAAAAGTTGAGATTTCATTTGACTATCAAGAGATTTTCCGCCGGAATTTTTTGTAACAACCATACCGGCGGCAGTAGCAATTAGTAAAGCCGGTACTTGAGAAACCAATCCATCACCAATTGTTAAAATAGTATAAGATTGTAAAGCATCAACAACAGTTAAGTCTCTTTGTAAAACACCAATAAGAATTCCGCCAATAATATTTATTGCATTTATTATAAGTCCGGCAATTGCATCGCCTTTAACAAATTTAGAAGCACCGTCCATTGATCCAAAAAATTCTGCTTCTCTTGCAATATCGCTTCGTCTAGTTCTTGCTTCAACTTCGGTAATTATTCCGCTATTTAGATCTGCATCAATTGCCATTTGCTTTCCGGGCATTGCATCTAAAGTAAATCTTGCAGCAACTTCAGAAATTCTTCCCGAACCTTTAACGATTACCATGAATTGAATAATTATTAAAATTAAGAACACAATAAACCCAACAATGTAGCTTCCGCCAACAACGAAATTTCCGAATGTTTCAATAACTTCGCCGGCATATCCATCAATTAAAATAAGTCTTGTTGAGCTTATGTTTAATGATAATCTAAAAATTGTTAATACTAATAGTAATCCCGGAAATGAAGAAATTTCTAATGGCGAATTGATATATAACGATGCTATTAAAATCAATATTGCAAATGAAATATTCAGTGCTAAGAAAAAGTCCAATAAAAATGCAGGTAATGGAATAACCATTAAACCTAGAATAAAGATAATTCCAAATGCAAAAATTATATCTGTATTTTTTAGAATTTTATTCATACTAAATTATACTCTTTTTCTTTTTCTCTTTTTTCAACTTAAAGATGTAAGCTAAAATTTGCGCAACAGCTTTAAACAATGTTTCCGGTATTTCTTGACCAACCTCGCAGGCTTTATACAATGCTCTTGCCAATTGAACATCTTCGTGCATTGGAACATTATGTTCTTTAGCAATTGCCTTTATTTTTTGTGCTAATAAATCTTGACCTTTTGCAACAACTTTTGGAGCAATACTTTTCCCAATATCATATTTTAGAGCAACTGCAAAGTGAGTTGGGTTTGTTATAACAACATCAGCTTTCGGCACATCATCAAGCATTCTTTTGCGGGCCATTTCAAATTGTTTACTTCTAATTTGAGATTTTATTTGCGGATCACCTTCAGTTTGTTTGTGCTCTTCTTTTACTTCCTGCTTAGTCATCATCAAATCTTTTTTGTGCTTAAATTTTTGGTAAGCAAAATCTGAGAATGCAATAACGATATAAACGAGTGAAACTCTCCACAAAAAATCAATTGAATTTTCTATTGTGTAATTAACTATTTCCTGAATTGTAAAATTTACAAGTCCAATAGAATTTAGAATCATATCTTCTAAAAAGATATATGAAAATATTCCAATAGCACTAAGTTTAACTATTGATTTTAGTGTTTCTACTAAAGGTCTTGTAGTTAAAAAACTATTTTTGAATCCTTTAATTGGGTCCAGCTTTGAAAATTTTGGCTCAAGTGCTTGAGGTGTAAATTTAAATCCAACTTGTCCGTATCCAACTGCTAATGATATTATTATTATTCCTAAAAAAACCGGAAACATTGACAAAATAAAAAACATTGCTCCTTTTATCATATATATACTTAAAACATCTACACTAATTTCTAAAGTATCTAAAGATGAAAATATATAAATACTTATATCCCATAATTTTCCGCCTAAATAATCCTTTGTTAAAAACAGAACCAATAACCCAGTTGTAAAAACTGCTAGAGAATTTAATTCCTGACTCTTTGGAGCCTGTCCTTTATTTCTAGTATCCAGCTGTCTTTTACTAGTTGCCTGTTCACTTTTTTCTTGACCGTCTAATTCTGCCATATCAATTGCCTAATGCTTTTACTATTTCAAAAAGCTTGTCTTCGTATTCGTAAATTAGTGTTCTAAAAAGGTAAATATAAAGCGGCATTACTAACGCAACTAAGAACAATCCTAATCCAAGTTTAAGTGGTAATAAGACAAAAAACACTTGAAAGGATGGACTTACTCTTGCAATTATTGCACTTGCTAAGTGTATTAAAAAAAAGGCAACAAGTATTGGCGATGATATTTTTATTGCCAAAATAAAAATACTTCCGCTGTACTTAACAATTAAATCTAAAGCATTCTGTGTGATTTTAAATCCGCCAAGTGGAATGACTTTGAATGAGTATGCGATTGACTCAATAAGAAATTGATGTCCATTAATTAAAATAAAAACTATTACCGCAGCCATTGATAGCAACGTTGCAATAATATTTCCATCATCTCCGGAAACTGGATCAAACATTGAAGACATTGCCAAACCCATATCTCTACCGACTAATAATCCGGCAAATGAAATTCCTTGAAAAATTATACTTATTACAAATGCCATTGTTAATCCAACCATTACTTCTTTAATTGCGAAAATCACAATAAAAATGAAATGATCATTTTCAGTGAAAGGATAAGTTTGAACACTAAAAAAGACTATATAAGTTAGTATAAGAGCCAATGTTAATCGCAATAAAGTTGGAATAGCCGTATTGCTGTATAATGGAGCGAATGAAAGCATTGCTCCAATTCTAATAAAAATCATTAATCCGGTTAAAAAATCTGAAATCAATATTCCCGTCATTTCACAACCGTTTCAATTAGATTAAATATTTTGTGCGTGAATGAAATCATTTTATCTGTAATAAATGGCAAAGCAACAATTATAGTAACTGCCGTAATAATTAATTTTGGTACAAATGTAAGAGTTGATTCTTGAATTGATGTAGCCGCTTGAAAAATTGAAATTAAAACTCCGATTATTAATCCCGAACCCAAAATTGGAAGAAGAATAATTAACACTGCAAAAAAAGCTTCGCTTAATATTTCTATTACTAAATCAATTGACATTAGTTTATTCCTCTTACTATTGAACCGATTACTAAACTCCATCCATCAACAAGAACAAAAAGTAAAATTTTAAATGGCATTGAAATCATCATTGGCGGGAGCATCATCATTCCCATTGACATTAAAATACTTGAGACAATCATGTCAACCATTACAAACGGTATGAAAAGAAAAAATCCTATTATAAATCCTGCTCTTAATTCACTTAAAACAAATGCAGGAATTAATACATGAATTGGTAAATCTTTATGATTTTTTGGCTGTTTAATATCTGCAAGCTGAATGAAAAATTTTAATTCTTCAGGTCTTGTATTTCTCAACATAAAAGTACTGATTGGTTCTATTCCTTTTGTATAGGCTTCTTCAACCGTAATTTTTTTATCCAAATATGGCTGAAGTGCTTTTTCATTAAATTCATTCCAAGTAGGAGCCATCACAAAAAAAGTTATAAATAATGCAACACCGGATAATAATTGATTCGGCGGCATTTGCTGTGTGCCCAAAGCAGTTTTCAAAAAATTAAATACAATTATTATTCTTAAAAATGAAGTCGTCATTATTATAATTGATGGTGCTAAAGACAAAATTGTTAGCAGCAATAATAATTGTAGTGTAACGGCTAAATCTTCTGGTTTATCCGATGAACCAACGTTTACACCAATATTAGGAATTGCAATTGTCTGCGAGCTTTGTGCAAAAAGATTTTCTTCAAATGAAAATAATGAAATTGCAAAAACTAAAATGAGTAAATATTTTTTCATTTTATACCCATATTAGCTTTTAACAGATTTAAGAAATTTTGTTTGGGTTTTTCTAAACTATTATTTGATTCTTGAACAAAAATATTTTCATCAACTTTATCTATTAAATTTATTGAATGCTCGGAAACACCAAGTAAATAAACGTTATTATTAAATTGAATTACAGATACAAATTTTTTGGGAAGAATTGTCTGCGTTGATATTATTTTAACTTTAGAATTATTGTTCCCTTTTTTATCAAAAGTGTACAAATACTTTTTTACTAAAAATAAAAGTCCATACATAATTCCCGCCATCACCGCAAGAATTATGAAGATTTGAATTATATCCCATGTTCCCACTATTTAACACCTTGTAATCTTTCACTTGCTTCTAATAAACTTGTTATTCTAATTCCAAAATGTTTATCGATTACAACAACTTCACCTTCAGCAATTTTTTTGTTATTTACAAAAACATCAACCGGTTCACTTGCCAACTTTTCTAATTCAATTACATAACCTCGTTCCAATTCTAAGATGTCTTTAATTTCCATTTTTGTTCTTCCAAGTTCTATATAAACATTAAGCTGAAGGTCTTTAAGGAATTCAAGTTTATCGTCTTCAAAGAATCCTCTTTTTTTCGATTCATTAAATTTTGGGAAATCAGCAATGCTTGCGTTTATAGATGAATCAGAATTAGTAGCTTCTAATGCAGCCAGCATTTGAGCTTCGGCCTCTTCTTCGCTCATATCAACGTGACCTTTAGATTCAACATCCATAGAAGATTTTTTTGAATTGTTTTCAGATTTTTTGCCATTTTAATTTTTCCTTTTATCTACCTTTTTTGTAATCCTTACTGCTTTATGATTGTTTACAACTCCGGATATTCCATAAAACATGTGTTTTTTTTCAACACTAACTTTTATTTCATCACCAACTTGATTGTTTAATAAAATTACATCGCCGACTTTTAATTTTAATAGTTGACTAAATTTTATTGATGACTTACCGAATTCAACTTCAAGATTTAATTCGGTTTTCTTCAAATGTTCAGTTAAAATATTTTGAGCTGTAGTTCCGGCATATTTTATTGGGCGAATTGATGATAAATTTTGATTTGTAAGTTTTGATAGAATTGTATCAAACGCGTAAGTTGCAAAACACAAATTCATCATATAACTTTGTTCGCCAATATGAACTTCAAAAGTTATTAATAAAACACTTTCGCTTTGTGATGTTATTTGAACGAAATCTATATCAGGTTCAAATTTGTCAATTTTAAAAGTGTAGTCTCCAATAATCTGCCAGGCTTTTCCTAAATCATTAAGAATTTTATTTATCACCACTTCTAAAACTTTTTGTTCAATTGGAGTAATAACTTGCGAGTTTTTTGTTCCTTTTCCATTTCCGCCTAATAATCTATCAACCAATGTTAAAGCGAACTCAGAACTAAATTCTAAAATTCCTTTAATATCTGTTTGATTAATATCAAATGTAAATAGGCAAGCTGGATTTGAAACCGAAAGCACATATTCAGAATAATAAATTTGATCAACGGAAGTTACATTGCAGTTTACAATTGTTTGAAGTTTAGACATCAAAAAAGAGCTGAACATTTCCGCAAAGTTTTCATTTATATTATGAATTGTTCTAAGCTGATTTTTTGAAATTCTGTTCGGCAGCCTAAAATCAAATGGAATTACTTCCTTTTCAACTTTAACATTTTCAAAATCAGTTTTTGTTGAACCTGAATCCGCACTATTTAACAGCGCATCAATTTCTTGTTGTGATAATACTTCTGCCATTTTAATTTAACACGTATTTACTGAAATAAACATTTTTAACTTTTGCGCCTGGCAACATTTTATTTACCTGATCTGCAATTTCTAATTTTAAAGAATCTTTTAATTCAACTCTGCTCAAATCTGATAAGGATTTTTGCGACATTGAATTTAATATCATGTCTTTTATTACAATTTCATTGCTCCTTAAAAGTGTAGCTTTTTCTTCGTTAGCAACTCCAAAACCTACGGAAAGAAGCAAAAGTCTTTGTCCGCTTGTTCCGGCTGGATTTATAATTAAATCTTCAATACTATATATTTGCATTGTGCTATCGGCATGCCCTTCACCTTCTTCTTCGGATTCAGCATGCTCAACATTTTCACCTTCTGCTTTATCATGTAAAGCTGGTGCACTTTTTACCAAAAAATTTGCAGTAATAAAATATACAAGCACAAGTTGTATGATAAAAAGCGGAAGTCCAATTAAAATTATTTTAAAGTTAAAACCTTTCTTTGCCGGTTTTTCAGGTTTCGATTCCTTTTTAACTTCTTCTTCTGCCATTTTTATCTCCAATTTTAATTTATAATTTCAATTGGTATGCCATTAGAAAAAAAAAGTGAAAATTGAGCTGAATGCAGAAAATCAGTGTTTTTTGATATTATGAATTATTATAAGTGTAGAATATTGACCATTTGATCAATTGTAATAATTCACAATGAATGAGAAAAGAAAACTTGGGGATCATTTTACTGATCCCCATATTGCTTAGAACAACAATAATGATAACTGAAAATAAACTATTTCAAAAATAACATTTTTTTCATGTCACTATTATTCCCAGCTGTTAACTTGTAAAAATAAACACCACTTGGAATATTACTTGCATTAAATTGTATACTATGAACTCCAGCCGATTTTGATTCATCAACTAATTTAGCAACCATATTTCCCTGAATATCATAAATATTTAAATTTACTTTTGACGAATATGGAATCTCATATGTTATAGTTGTAGTAGGATTAAAAGGATTTGGATAATTTGCCCTTAAGTTGAATTCATTAGGTTTAGAGCTTATATCTTGTGCAATTACCTCTTTAAGTAATCTTGCTTCAATCCAAACTATACTACTAAAGCCAGAAGAGTTTCCATTTACATCAAGAGCACTTATTTTGTAATATATATCATCTCCATGTAAATATGTTGTTGTAACATCAAAATCAGTAAATGTTGTTGAGCTTGTAGTACCAGTTAAAACCCAAGCTTCAGAATTTCTTTTTCTATAAACTCGATAATTATTTATATCTGGTTCAGTATTTGCATTCCATGTTAGTTTTGGATGTTCATCTTGAGTCTCCGAAACCTGTAAATTTGTTGGTACTGCTGGTGGTGTATTATCAATATAATTTATACTTTTTGTTATTGAACTTATTGAAGAACTTTGACCATTAACTTGATGTTCATAGACACATCGTGTTGTATAATAAATAGTTGTATTCTCTACCAATGGTAAATTTACCTGAAAGTATGTGTAAATATATGTCCATACCCAAGATGACCAATCAATAAGTGAATTATCCTGTATTGCTACTATTGTGTTGGGTAAGTTATTTGCTGAATAACCCCAACTAAAAATTGCTTGCCTAAAAACACCATGATTTTCCCAACTAAATGGGGAATAATACCATCTACCTTTTAGAACAACTCCTTGGTTATAAGTACTACCAGTTAAAGGTTCAGTGTGTGCTTTCCTTGATGTAATGTTTGAATAAGTAGGCGTTTGGGCAAAATTGTTTGTTAATAAGATTAAATCTTGAAGAAATATTAAACATATGATGATGTATCTCATGTTTCCTCCATTTTAATAAGACATAGTTGGTTTATTAAAAATAATAAATGGTTTTAATATTTTAAAGTACAAATAATTTATTTGTACTTTTTGTTTTCTTATTTTTAATATATAATTGTTTGGAATTCTAATTAAGAACTCCAAACATATAAAATATTTTTATCTAACTAAATTTGTTATTTCCTGTAATAATGTATCCGAAACAGTAATTACTCTGGAATTTGCTTGGAAACCTCTTTGCGAAACAATCATTCTTGTAAATTCTTCAGAAAGATCTACGTTTGATTGTTCCAATGCGCCGGATTGAATTGTTGTATTACTTGTTTCTCCGGGTTCGCTGATATAAGGCTCGCCGGCATTTGCAGAAATTGTGTACATATTTTCGCCAACACTTGTAAGTGCATTTCTATTCGGAAATGTTGAAACCAAAATTTGCGCTAATTTTCTTGATTGTCCGTTTGTAAAAACACCCTCTATATAACCGTATTGATCAATACTGATATTTGCCAAAGATGCTGATGCAGAACCATTTTGCGAAGACATTGAAACTACCGAACTTCCGGAAATTTGTGTAATTCCTTCAAAACCTTCACCAAGATTTAATTCGATATTTTCTTGAGATGCACCGCCGATTGGTGAAAAAGTAACTACTGGTGGATTTGGTGCAATAGATGCAATCGATCCATCTGAATTAAAAGAAATTGTTCCTTCACTTCCGGCAAGAGTTCCGCTTGAAGCAGGCATTTCTGATACCCATTTCCAGTTATTATCAGCAATTTTAGTAAATTTGAGTGTCATATTATGCGCATTACCTAAAGAATCAAATACCGGAACTGATCCAGCAACAATGGTTGGTTTTCTATTACTATCAGTAACTGAACTTAATGTTTTCGTCGTACCTTCCTCAACATTAGTTGGATCAAATTTAAAATCAATTCCAAGGAGAGGTTCTGTTATCGGAACTTTATCTGGAGCTGCGCCATCAAAAGTTGTCATTGCCCCAGTTGTAGGATCAAACTCAACTTCAACTGTTACTGGACCAACTGTCGGAACTGTAGGATTTCCTTCGCTATCCAATAATTCATATGTTAAATCATAAGTATTATCTGCTGTTTTTACATAATTTGTTGTAAAAGAATATTCATTACCAAAATCATCATAAACAACGGCTTCGCTTGCTTGTTCCGTTCCAACTGCAACATTATTCTGTAAATTTCCGGTTTGTACAAATTCTTCTGATCTTGTTAATGATGAAGTGCTGTCAAGATTTCCATCCCACACTATATCTGTAGTAGGAACAGCAGGCAATCTTAAGTTTGAATTAATAACAATATTTTCCAAGTTATTTCCGGGAGGAACTGTTCCGTCTTCTGTTGCAACTTTACCTTGAACAATTGCACCATTTTGCGGATTTACTAATTGCCCGTCTGCATCAAAAATAAATGCGCCTGCTCTTGAGTAAAAAGTTTCGCCGTTTTTCTTTAGAACAAATAATCCATCACCTTGTAATGCTAAATCTGTTGTAATTCCGGTTCTTTCAAAAGTACCTTGATTCCAATTTCTATCAACAGAATTAAGTTTCATACCTAATCCAACTTGAAACGTGTTTGTACCGCCTGCAGTATCTGTAGGATTTGTTCCGTAACGAATAAATTGATTGAAAGTATCACTAAATGTAACTCTGCTGCCTTTATAACCAATTGAGTTTACGTTTGCAATGTTGTTTCCTATAACATCTAACATTGCTTGATGATTTCGGATACCGGAAACTCCGGCAAATAAGGAATTAATAAGAGACATCTTAAACCTCCTAAGGATTTTTTTAAAGTGTGATTCAACATCAGTCGGTCAGTTGAATCCGGGCGTCCTTTGAAGGTCCCGCCCATTTTTTAGTTAATTAATTATTATGCAAAAACTACACTATCAATATTTGTAAAAATATTTTCCGAACTTTTTTCAACATTCAAAGCAGTTACAACTGTTTTATTTGGAATATTTATAATGAACGCTTTGTTGTTCATCACAACCAATGAATCTTTTGCTCCTTTAGCTTCTGCTTTCATTACTGCATTCTGCAATTTGTTCATATCTTCATTTGATAGTTCCAATTCTCTTGATTCAATTCTTTTTGAAGCATGATTTGAAAATTTTAATTTTTCAAGCTCCGTTTTAAATATTGAGTCAAAACTTGAACTACCTTCTTTAATATTATTTGCAGGATGTTCTGGCTTAACTATTGGAACAAAAGGAACATTTATTCCATTAATCATATTTGCCATTTTATACCTTCTATTTTACTTTCTGTTTATTTTCTAAAATTTCAAAAACGTCGGATACTAAATACTCTAAACCGTTTACCAATATTGATGTACCCGAACTTCCGAATCTAACTCCCTCAATAGTTCCAACTAAATATTGACCAACTGTCATATCTTCATCATTCAAAGTAGTTGCTTTTAATTCAAAAGTATATTCACCTTCTTGAACTACATCACCTTCATTATCGGTAAAATCCCAATCAAGTTTATAGATGCCCTCAGTTTTTTCTAAATCACTAAATTCTTTTACTACAACTCCGGATGAATTTTTAACAACAACAGTTAAATCTTTTGCGTTAGCCGGAAGTTCATATCCGAAAGAAGTATTTTCTTGACCTTCATAAGAAATAGTATCGCCGGCAATTTTTGCATTTTTCCCAATTAGTGTTGCAGTCATTGTATTATTAACAGATTGAGTTAATAAGTAATTTGCATCAATACTATTATTTAAACTATCGTTGATATTTTTCAATTGTTCCAAAGAACTAAATTGAGCAAGCTGTGCCGAGTAATCTGTTCCATCCATAGGTTCAAGCGGATCTTGATTTTTTAATTGTGCAATCATTAATTGCAGAAACGCATCTTTATCTAATGAACTTTTACTTTCTGTTGCATATTCTGCAGTTGAGGTTGTCGCAGTTGTTGTTGAAATTCCATCGATCATTTTTTAATTCTCCTATGCTATATATTCGTAAGTATTGTAGCCTAATGTTTTTGTTTTTTTATCTTCTTCAAAATCTATTTTGTCAGTCTCTGTTTGATTTTCATTCGAATTATTTTTTGTATTCGTCCTTTTTTCACCTTTATGATTTTTTGGCTGACCAAGAGAAATATTAAGTGAACTTAATTGAATTCCGTTTTTTGATAATTCCTCTTGCAATTTTTCAACGTTTCGTTCAACCATACCTTTTGCCTGTTCATTATCAACTTCAATTGATGCTTTTAAAACATTCTCAACTGTAGTTAGGGTAATCTTCATTTTACCAAGACTTTCCGGTTTTATATCAAATGTTAAACTTCCCTTTTCCTGATTTGAAATGAACTTACTTAGTTCTTTTATAATCTCAGTTGATTTCACAACCTTGTGTGCTTTTGAAGAATCATTCTCTAAATTTGTTTTATTTGTAAGTTCTACTTCTTTCTTTAATTCATCCTTCACAATTGAGTCAAAATTAATTTCATGATGAGGTTTAATAATATTTTTTTCAGTACTAAATAAATTTTGTTTTGAGTTATCCGTTAAGTTATTTTTAGTTTCATCTTTAGATGAATCAATTTGTTCGCTGCTTGATTTTATTGATTTGTTTGTGCTTATATCTTCATCTTTATTCGTAATAGTTTTAACATTGCTTTTAACTTTTACAGATAATTTTCTGCTTTCTTCGTTTGGTAAGAACTCAACTTTTTTATTATTACTTGCAACTTTTTGAGTTTCACTAACTTCATTTTCAATTTCTTTTTTTGCAAATGATTTTAAATCTTGCCTAGGTTCAACAACATTTGATTTTTCAATAAAATTACTTTTCTCATTAGCACTACTTTTTGTTGAATTTTCTTTTACTTCCTTCGAATTATTTGATTCACTTTTTGTTTCACTAATTTTTTCTTTTGAATCACTTATTGATTGC is a window from the Ignavibacteriota bacterium genome containing:
- a CDS encoding T9SS type A sorting domain-containing protein, giving the protein MRYIIICLIFLQDLILLTNNFAQTPTYSNITSRKAHTEPLTGSTYNQGVVLKGRWYYSPFSWENHGVFRQAIFSWGYSANNLPNTIVAIQDNSLIDWSSWVWTYIYTYFQVNLPLVENTTIYYTTRCVYEHQVNGQSSSISSITKSINYIDNTPPAVPTNLQVSETQDEHPKLTWNANTEPDINNYRVYRKRNSEAWVLTGTTSSTTFTDFDVTTTYLHGDDIYYKISALDVNGNSSGFSSIVWIEARLLKEVIAQDISSKPNEFNLRANYPNPFNPTTTITYEIPYSSKVNLNIYDIQGNMVAKLVDESKSAGVHSIQFNASNIPSGVYFYKLTAGNNSDMKKMLFLK
- a CDS encoding flagellar hook-basal body complex protein, which translates into the protein MSLINSLFAGVSGIRNHQAMLDVIGNNIANVNSIGYKGSRVTFSDTFNQFIRYGTNPTDTAGGTNTFQVGLGMKLNSVDRNWNQGTFERTGITTDLALQGDGLFVLKKNGETFYSRAGAFIFDADGQLVNPQNGAIVQGKVATEDGTVPPGNNLENIVINSNLRLPAVPTTDIVWDGNLDSTSSLTRSEEFVQTGNLQNNVAVGTEQASEAVVYDDFGNEYSFTTNYVKTADNTYDLTYELLDSEGNPTVPTVGPVTVEVEFDPTTGAMTTFDGAAPDKVPITEPLLGIDFKFDPTNVEEGTTKTLSSVTDSNRKPTIVAGSVPVFDSLGNAHNMTLKFTKIADNNWKWVSEMPASSGTLAGSEGTISFNSDGSIASIAPNPPVVTFSPIGGASQENIELNLGEGFEGITQISGSSVVSMSSQNGSASASLANISIDQYGYIEGVFTNGQSRKLAQILVSTFPNRNALTSVGENMYTISANAGEPYISEPGETSNTTIQSGALEQSNVDLSEEFTRMIVSQRGFQANSRVITVSDTLLQEITNLVR
- a CDS encoding flagellar hook capping protein, which produces MIDGISTTTATTSTAEYATESKSSLDKDAFLQLMIAQLKNQDPLEPMDGTDYSAQLAQFSSLEQLKNINDSLNNSIDANYLLTQSVNNTMTATLIGKNAKIAGDTISYEGQENTSFGYELPANAKDLTVVVKNSSGVVVKEFSDLEKTEGIYKLDWDFTDNEGDVVQEGEYTFELKATTLNDEDMTVGQYLVGTIEGVRFGSSGTSILVNGLEYLVSDVFEILENKQKVK
- a CDS encoding flagellar protein; the protein is MANMINGINVPFVPIVKPEHPANNIKEGSSSFDSIFKTELEKLKFSNHASKRIESRELELSNEDMNKLQNAVMKAEAKGAKDSLVVMNNKAFIINIPNKTVVTALNVEKSSENIFTNIDSVVFA